A part of Candidatus Moraniibacteriota bacterium genomic DNA contains:
- a CDS encoding S1 RNA-binding domain-containing protein — MPLKKTLSSLLDETLALHKKPEVSEEAPVSEEKTENATPKKKASAKKSAATKPPKKASETSKVAPEKSEEGEASEKNGVKREKKTSKAAPEEVVDDSEMGRLIAEHPFEVPSIGDVLQGTIIEVGSNFALIDLGPLGTGTVLGKEMRDGLAGGVKVKKGDSVSATLIDLENDDGVIELSIREASYDKSWEDIQMKLENKEVVPTKILEANKGGLMIEVNGVPGFLPVSQLGSEHYPRVEDGDKNKILDLLKRLIGQELNVRILDADRINEKLIVSEKAARSEKERAAISSLQVGDTVSGEVSGVVDFGAFVKFPIPGNEKERVEGLVHISELAWQLIDDPRTVVRTGDQVSVKVIGIEDTRISLSMKALKDDPWANVAEKYTVGDTVSGKVDKINHFGAFVYLDKDIHGLAYVSEFQNLYPGRKMEEVFQVGGSYTWKILSMEPKSHRMGLLPVK; from the coding sequence ATGCCACTCAAGAAAACGTTAAGCTCACTTCTCGACGAAACACTCGCACTTCACAAGAAGCCAGAAGTTTCAGAAGAAGCACCCGTCTCGGAAGAAAAAACCGAGAACGCTACCCCAAAGAAGAAAGCATCTGCCAAAAAATCCGCAGCAACAAAGCCACCTAAGAAAGCATCTGAAACAAGCAAAGTAGCGCCAGAAAAATCAGAAGAAGGAGAGGCCTCGGAAAAAAATGGGGTAAAGAGAGAGAAAAAGACATCGAAAGCCGCCCCCGAAGAAGTCGTGGACGATTCTGAAATGGGACGACTTATTGCAGAGCACCCGTTCGAAGTACCGAGTATCGGCGACGTACTCCAGGGAACCATCATCGAGGTTGGCTCCAATTTCGCATTGATCGACCTTGGTCCATTGGGGACGGGTACCGTTCTCGGCAAAGAAATGCGCGACGGTCTCGCTGGCGGTGTCAAAGTCAAGAAAGGCGACTCCGTAAGCGCAACGCTCATCGACCTCGAGAATGACGACGGCGTCATCGAACTCTCCATCCGAGAGGCCTCCTATGACAAGTCATGGGAAGATATCCAGATGAAGCTTGAGAACAAAGAAGTCGTCCCAACCAAAATACTCGAAGCCAATAAGGGTGGGCTTATGATTGAAGTAAATGGCGTCCCTGGTTTCCTCCCCGTTTCCCAGCTTGGCAGCGAGCACTACCCACGCGTCGAAGATGGCGACAAGAACAAGATCCTCGACCTCCTCAAACGCCTTATCGGGCAAGAGCTCAATGTCCGCATCTTGGATGCCGATCGTATCAATGAGAAACTTATCGTGAGCGAAAAGGCAGCTCGAAGTGAAAAGGAGCGTGCTGCCATCTCTTCTCTTCAGGTAGGCGATACGGTTTCCGGTGAGGTGAGCGGCGTTGTAGACTTTGGCGCCTTCGTCAAATTCCCTATCCCAGGAAACGAGAAAGAGCGAGTCGAAGGTTTGGTGCATATTTCCGAGCTCGCTTGGCAGCTTATTGATGATCCACGAACCGTTGTTCGCACGGGCGATCAGGTGAGTGTCAAGGTAATCGGTATCGAAGACACGCGAATCTCCCTCTCCATGAAGGCGCTCAAAGACGATCCTTGGGCAAATGTCGCCGAAAAATACACCGTCGGGGACACGGTGAGCGGGAAAGTCGACAAGATTAATCACTTCGGCGCCTTCGTCTATCTCGACAAAGATATTCACGGACTCGCCTATGTGAGCGAATTCCAAAACCTCTACCCCGGTCGCAAAATGGAAGAGGTCTTCCAAGTTGGCGGAAGCTACACCTGGAAAATCCTCTCCATGGAACCCAAGAGTCACCGCATGGGACTCCTCCCAGTGAAATAG
- a CDS encoding NYN domain-containing protein, giving the protein MAKFKEQRVGMLVDVQNMYYSARILFSKKVSFKNVLLAGTADRKLIRAIAYGIKTVEGMEEKFFEALEKSGFEVKTKDLQIFPDGSKKGDWDVGIAMDAVRMARNLDVIILVSGDGDYIPLIEYIQSTTGCRVEGMAFKESASAKLIEQLDDFINLSEDKKLFLI; this is encoded by the coding sequence ATGGCGAAATTTAAGGAACAGCGCGTCGGCATGTTGGTCGATGTGCAGAATATGTATTATAGCGCTCGCATTCTTTTCAGTAAGAAAGTGAGCTTTAAGAACGTGCTCCTTGCTGGCACAGCCGACCGGAAACTCATCCGTGCCATCGCCTACGGCATCAAAACCGTCGAGGGTATGGAAGAAAAGTTCTTTGAAGCGCTTGAGAAATCCGGATTTGAAGTGAAAACGAAAGATTTGCAGATTTTCCCCGATGGTTCCAAGAAGGGAGATTGGGATGTGGGCATTGCGATGGATGCGGTGAGAATGGCTCGCAATCTCGATGTGATTATCCTTGTTTCAGGTGACGGAGACTATATACCGCTCATTGAATATATTCAATCAACAACGGGGTGTCGCGTCGAAGGCATGGCATTCAAGGAATCGGCGAGTGCCAAGCTTATTGAACAACTCGACGATTTTATCAATCTTTCCGAGGACAAGAAATTGTTTCTGATCTGA
- the rpsO gene encoding 30S ribosomal protein S15 produces the protein MLTTKQKVKATKEVKRHEKDTGSPEYQIAMFTERIKKLTDHLKKNKKDFHSRRGLLKMVSKRKRLMGYLQKTDEKSAKALAKKLKLA, from the coding sequence ATGTTGACGACGAAGCAGAAGGTGAAGGCGACGAAAGAGGTGAAGCGACATGAGAAGGATACCGGGTCGCCGGAGTATCAGATTGCGATGTTTACGGAGCGAATTAAGAAGCTGACCGATCACCTCAAGAAGAACAAGAAAGACTTTCATTCTCGTCGAGGACTCCTCAAAATGGTCTCGAAGCGGAAGCGCCTGATGGGATATCTCCAGAAAACAGATGAGAAGTCGGCGAAAGCCCTTGCAAAGAAGCTCAAACTCGCCTAG